The Sinomicrobium kalidii genome contains a region encoding:
- the rfbD gene encoding dTDP-4-dehydrorhamnose reductase: protein MGKILVTGASGQVGRELKKLSGKGDFLFADRASLDITDMEKVKQFLGKHPVEAVINSAAYTAVDKAESEPEKARRVNGEAMETLAEACRIRNLKLIHLSTDYVFNGKNHRPYREDDPAAPVNVYGQTKWEGEEIIRTINPENAVIIRTSWLYSAQGSNFVRTMLRLGAEKKEIRVVDDQVGSPTYAGDLAAALLKILPKLRHKKVKTYHYTNEGVCTWYDFAEAIMEYKGLPCKVIPVPSSEYPTPAQRPSYSVLSKEAIKKDFDISIPYWRDSLRKCLRVMGF, encoded by the coding sequence ATGGGTAAGATCTTGGTAACGGGAGCCTCCGGGCAGGTAGGACGGGAATTAAAAAAACTCTCCGGCAAAGGTGATTTTCTCTTTGCAGATCGTGCTTCACTGGATATTACCGATATGGAAAAGGTGAAACAGTTCCTCGGAAAGCACCCTGTGGAAGCGGTGATCAATAGTGCGGCCTATACCGCTGTGGACAAAGCGGAGTCTGAACCCGAAAAGGCAAGACGGGTAAATGGCGAAGCCATGGAAACCCTGGCCGAAGCGTGCAGGATCCGGAACCTGAAACTGATACATCTTTCTACCGATTATGTTTTTAACGGTAAAAATCACCGGCCCTACAGGGAAGATGATCCCGCCGCCCCGGTAAATGTATACGGACAAACAAAGTGGGAAGGCGAAGAGATCATAAGAACGATCAATCCGGAAAATGCCGTGATCATCCGTACTTCGTGGCTTTATTCCGCACAAGGCAGTAATTTTGTAAGAACCATGCTGCGCCTGGGAGCGGAAAAAAAAGAAATCCGGGTTGTCGATGACCAGGTAGGGTCTCCCACCTATGCCGGAGACCTGGCTGCAGCGCTACTGAAAATACTGCCAAAGCTCCGCCATAAAAAGGTAAAGACCTATCACTATACAAACGAAGGCGTGTGTACGTGGTATGATTTTGCAGAAGCCATAATGGAATACAAGGGGTTGCCCTGTAAGGTGATCCCGGTCCCCTCTTCGGAATACCCGACCCCGGCACAAAGGCCGTCGTATTCGGTATTGAGTAAGGAAGCGATAAAAAAAGACTTTGACATTAGTATTCCGTATTGGAGAGATAGTTTAAGGAAGTGTTTGAGGGTGATGGGATTTTGA
- the rfbB gene encoding dTDP-glucose 4,6-dehydratase, translating to MPAKKNILVTGGLGFIGSNFIPCFLEKYPDYHVINLDLVTYAGEEENLAELENEERYTFIRGDIRDRNLVETIFNRFDIGGVIHFAAESHVDNSIKNPGVFVETNVNGTFTLIDVAYKYWMQQPFTCKTEYEGCRFHHISTDEVYGTLGETGLFTEETPYAPNSPYSASKAASDMIVRSYHHTYGMNTVITNCSNNYGPKQHDEKLIPTVIRRALRGEAIPIYGDGGNIRDWLFVKDHCTGIALAFHKGQAGEVYNIGGKNEWDNNYIARTICDILDEVCPAPAGSYKKQITYVEDRAGHDRRYAIDAAKIENQLGWKAEENFESGIRKTVEWYIKKYKENG from the coding sequence ATGCCTGCAAAAAAGAACATACTGGTAACAGGAGGCCTGGGATTTATAGGCTCCAATTTTATTCCCTGTTTTCTGGAAAAATATCCGGATTATCACGTGATCAACCTGGACCTGGTCACTTATGCGGGTGAAGAGGAAAACCTGGCGGAACTGGAGAATGAAGAACGCTATACCTTTATCAGGGGGGATATCAGGGACAGGAACCTGGTGGAAACCATTTTTAACCGGTTTGATATAGGAGGCGTCATCCATTTTGCCGCAGAGTCGCATGTGGACAATTCCATTAAAAACCCGGGAGTATTTGTAGAGACCAATGTAAACGGTACCTTCACCCTTATTGATGTGGCTTATAAATACTGGATGCAACAACCGTTTACCTGTAAAACGGAATACGAAGGCTGCAGGTTTCATCATATTTCTACGGATGAGGTATACGGCACGCTCGGCGAAACCGGGCTGTTCACCGAAGAAACGCCCTATGCCCCCAATTCGCCTTATTCGGCGAGCAAGGCCGCTTCCGATATGATCGTGAGAAGTTACCATCATACCTATGGTATGAATACCGTGATCACTAATTGTTCCAACAACTACGGTCCCAAACAACACGATGAAAAACTGATCCCAACGGTGATCCGGAGGGCATTACGGGGCGAGGCGATACCCATATACGGCGACGGGGGAAATATCCGCGACTGGCTCTTCGTAAAGGACCACTGTACCGGTATAGCCCTGGCATTTCACAAGGGGCAGGCCGGGGAAGTGTACAATATAGGCGGTAAAAACGAATGGGACAATAATTATATAGCCCGTACCATTTGCGATATCCTGGATGAGGTATGTCCCGCGCCTGCCGGTTCCTATAAAAAGCAGATCACCTATGTGGAAGACCGTGCCGGGCATGACAGGCGCTATGCCATAGACGCGGCCAAAATAGAGAATCAACTGGGCTGGAAGGCCGAAGAAA